Proteins from a genomic interval of Pseudovibrio sp. Tun.PSC04-5.I4:
- the repB gene encoding plasmid partitioning protein RepB gives MNDKRKRNKSKLSAIMTGNNAGLERAASTPAAEELPVPREKSAVGRLGAALHSLTEQRSETVDPSLIIQNLDAKLLLPSLALDRAFEGDDEELDSLVESISQNGQQVPVLVRPHPGKPDHYQIAYGHRRVKACQRLDIAVRAVVENLSDEELVIAQGKENEERKNLTYIQQCYFAAELSKTFTREVVAAAVGAGDKTRVSKLTSIIRRVPEDLIESIGSARGIGRVKWETVAKACESEGTVSRLRKSIANLKTSGKWQGLTSPDRFAWLHDLTISSEVVDGNLSPSALERVESRKAAARSTLLIKDSEGKPAIEARGTRNFKIVLADEARAAAFSEYLTSKINQLLKDFEQQEQKVTELMGASE, from the coding sequence ATGAACGATAAGCGTAAGAGAAACAAGAGCAAACTCAGTGCGATCATGACCGGCAACAATGCGGGTCTAGAGCGTGCAGCAAGTACGCCTGCTGCTGAAGAACTGCCAGTACCGCGCGAGAAAAGTGCGGTTGGGCGGCTTGGAGCGGCCCTGCACTCTTTAACGGAACAACGCAGTGAAACCGTTGACCCGAGCCTAATCATCCAAAACCTCGACGCTAAGTTGCTGCTGCCTTCACTGGCGCTGGACCGTGCATTTGAAGGCGATGATGAGGAGCTGGATAGTCTGGTTGAGAGTATTTCTCAAAATGGACAGCAAGTTCCGGTTTTGGTGCGCCCTCATCCCGGCAAACCAGATCATTACCAGATTGCTTATGGGCATCGCCGCGTTAAAGCTTGTCAGAGGTTGGACATTGCGGTTCGTGCTGTTGTTGAGAATCTGAGCGATGAAGAACTTGTTATCGCGCAGGGTAAGGAAAACGAAGAGCGCAAAAACCTTACTTATATTCAGCAATGCTATTTTGCTGCGGAACTGAGCAAGACCTTTACCCGTGAGGTTGTGGCCGCTGCCGTTGGCGCTGGCGATAAGACCCGGGTCTCTAAACTTACCTCTATTATTCGCCGCGTGCCTGAAGATCTTATTGAAAGCATTGGCTCTGCTCGCGGTATTGGCCGGGTGAAGTGGGAAACTGTGGCAAAAGCGTGTGAGAGCGAGGGCACTGTTTCTCGCCTGCGCAAAAGCATTGCCAACCTCAAGACCTCCGGCAAATGGCAAGGCCTGACCAGTCCTGATCGGTTCGCCTGGCTACATGATCTGACGATCTCTTCTGAGGTGGTGGATGGCAACTTATCCCCCTCTGCCCTGGAGAGGGTAGAGTCCCGAAAAGCGGCGGCACGAAGCACGCTTTTGATTAAAGACAGCGAAGGCAAGCCGGCCATTGAAGCGCGCGGCACACGGAATTTCAAGATTGTACTGGCAGATGAGGCGCGAGCTGCGGCCTTCTCCGAATATCTGACCAGTAAGATTAATCAGTTGCTGAAGGATTTTGAGCAGCAGGAACAAAAGGTCACCGAGCTAATGGGAGCAAGCGAATGA